In a single window of the Thermoanaerobaculia bacterium genome:
- a CDS encoding DGQHR domain-containing protein, with the protein MSSLAALRLNQFGVRFYEVLLSGVDVQKIVHFEVLNYSANDRPTLGGARRKSKGLVNWEFLEKKISASGEAFQRPIIERKINELVNYYLQCAESGTLPAIPGSVLLVSDRRLEYTPSRDNSDLGTVKLPDQPGTMRALDGQHRLLALHQLAEKHNLTDFQVPAVVFDSLTADQVVELFVTINSKHTKLNPSHLISLAGRRLYRDENLAASHDVIRGLNEDEHSPLHGQIKVLGVGKGTVTQASLADELRDVFAAMAAAGPRTSKEFRENAKRFFLNYFKAIEKVFPKAFASRKYSIKTGIALRAFLRVSPHVIAMIRHRGGDLWSAGELHAALLPWAESIGDARFETDQLWKQRAAGGTRSTVEVLVRELKQGLLV; encoded by the coding sequence CACTCCGGCTGAATCAATTCGGAGTACGTTTCTATGAGGTTCTCCTCTCCGGCGTGGACGTCCAGAAAATCGTTCATTTCGAGGTTCTGAACTACAGCGCCAACGACCGGCCGACGCTCGGCGGGGCCCGCCGGAAGTCGAAGGGACTGGTGAACTGGGAGTTCCTGGAGAAGAAGATCTCCGCTTCGGGCGAGGCGTTCCAGCGGCCGATCATCGAGCGGAAGATCAACGAGCTCGTCAACTACTACCTGCAGTGCGCCGAGTCGGGGACCCTGCCGGCGATCCCCGGGAGCGTGCTCCTGGTGAGCGACCGCCGGCTCGAATACACGCCTTCCCGGGACAATTCCGACCTCGGGACGGTCAAGCTTCCGGATCAGCCCGGCACCATGCGCGCCCTCGACGGCCAGCACCGGCTGCTCGCGCTCCACCAGCTCGCCGAGAAGCACAACCTGACCGACTTCCAGGTGCCGGCGGTCGTGTTCGATTCGCTGACGGCGGACCAGGTGGTCGAGCTCTTCGTCACGATCAACAGCAAGCACACGAAGTTGAATCCCTCGCACCTCATCTCGCTCGCGGGACGCCGGCTCTACCGCGACGAGAACCTCGCGGCGTCGCACGACGTGATCCGCGGGTTGAACGAGGACGAGCACTCGCCGCTCCACGGCCAGATCAAGGTCCTGGGCGTCGGGAAGGGGACCGTCACGCAGGCGTCGCTCGCCGACGAGCTCCGCGACGTCTTCGCCGCGATGGCGGCGGCGGGGCCGCGCACCTCGAAGGAGTTCCGGGAGAACGCGAAGAGATTCTTCCTGAACTACTTCAAGGCGATCGAGAAGGTGTTCCCGAAGGCCTTCGCGTCGCGAAAATATTCGATCAAGACCGGCATCGCGTTGCGCGCGTTCCTCCGCGTCTCGCCGCACGTGATCGCGATGATCCGCCACCGCGGCGGCGACCTCTGGTCGGCGGGCGAGCTCCACGCCGCGCTGCTGCCGTGGGCGGAGTCGATCGGCGACGCTCGCTTCGAGACCGATCAGCTCTGGAAGCAGAGGGCGGCCGGGGGAACGCGGTCGACCGTAGAAGTGCTCGTCAGGGAGCTCAAGCAGGGCCTTCTGGTCTAG